The genomic stretch TTACTTTCTTTAAAGGATTTTTTAACGGTTGGATTGATATTTAAGTGGTCTTGAGATGAGATAGGTGGTTTAAAGCTATGATTAAACATAGCTAATACGCTACTAATTCAGAATAACAAATCGTGAACTTCCAGCCATTATTTAAATTTAACCTACTTACTTATCCATATAAAAATAGAGCGTTTACATTTTAAATTAACTTAACACTAAGAACATAAATCAGGGAGTCACAAAATAGTTAGAGCTAAAAATTTAACTATTACGGAGCTATCTTAGTAAGAAACGCCTAAAATTAACTATTAACAGACAAATTTTTACAGCAACGCATGATTATTTGACGTAACCAATTGTGACCTAGATCCTTATCTTTATTTTGATGCCAATAGAGGGTATAAATCATAGGTGGGAGTATCGTGGGTAGCGGTAAAATAGCCAGATCTAACTGCTTAGCAATATCACGAGCAAAGTGACTTGGTGCCGTCAGTACAAAATCTGTATGAGTACATAAATTTGCCGCGTTATTAAAATCTGGAACATAAATAGCAATATCTCTCACTAATTTTTTTTCAGCTAACTTATAATCTAGCAACCATAGATCGTTCTTCAAACTGCGTACTTGTATATGCCGTTGGCGTAGATAGTTATTCTGATCCCAAGTTTGCTTCAATAACGGATGGCTCTTACGGACTAAGCAACTTTGAGTATCTTGACATAACTCATAGCTGTGAACGCCTTCTGGGGGGAGTAAGCTAGTTATCGAATCTTGTGGATTAAAATCTTTACCTATAATGCCAAAATCAAGTTCACCTTTACGTAATCGTTCAAACGTCTCACTATCCCAATTCTGATTATCAATGACAATATTAGGTGCCTCTGAAAAGATATTCCTCATAAAATTAGGTAAGAAAAGTGGATATGCATTTTCTACTACAGCCATTTTAAAATTCTGCCTACTCGTTGCAGGAACAAATGTCTTCGGAGCAGTAAGTTGTTCAATGTTAAATAATAGCGCCTCAAGTTGTGGTGCTAAATCAAGGGCATATTGAGTCGGTTTAATACCATATGCCGTTCGAGTAAAAAGCGGATCATCAAACTGTTCTCGTAATCGATAGAGGCTTTTACTAATGGTAGATTGGCTTAGATTCAAACGGTCGGCAGCATTAGTTACACTGCATTCATCTAGCAAAATATATAAACACACTAACAAATTAAGATCGAGCCGAGCTAACTTATCAAAAGACATAAAACCTCATAACACCTTATAAAATAGAGATATTCCATAACGAAATAACTATGCTGAATATAAACCATTTCTATTCATATCTTCAAGGGCTTAAATTAGTAACATTATAATTTTTAGGAAAATAACGTGCTACTTTCAATATCGAATCACACTCGACTTGTTACCCTCGTCGTGACTCTAGTTCTGTTTAACCCTTTAGCAATCGACATCTATCTACCAGCACTTCCTTTGATGGCTAAAGAGTTTTCTGTCGATGTAACCCGCCTCCAAGATACCGTGACCTGGTTCATGTTTAGCTTAGGCATTGGGCAGTTATTGGCAGGTCCGCTGGCCGACAGGTTCGGACGCCGTCCTATCGCATTAAGCGGCATACTGATCTACGCCTTAAGTTCCGCTTTAGCATATTTTGCTGACACTCTTGATTTACTTTTAGTTGCTCGCTTATTACAAGGATTAGGCGCTTGTGCAACATCGGTAGCTGCATTTGCAGCAGTGCGTGACAGTTTTGGCCCAGAAAAAAGTGGACGTATGATTAGTTACCTGAATGGCGCTATTTGTTGTGTTCCTGTTTTAGCGCCACTCTTGGGAGCTTGGCTGACACATCACTTTGGCTGGCGCTCTAATTTCAGCTTTATGTTAGGGTTTTCTGTCATTGCTGGTATTTTCGTCTTATTACACTTTAAAGAAACTCGGCCAAGTAATATCGATATAGAAAAGACACTATTCAGTTTTTCACGTTACTTTTCAATACTTAGAGAGCCTACATTTCTATTTCACG from Moritella marina ATCC 15381 encodes the following:
- a CDS encoding LysR family transcriptional regulator, yielding MSFDKLARLDLNLLVCLYILLDECSVTNAADRLNLSQSTISKSLYRLREQFDDPLFTRTAYGIKPTQYALDLAPQLEALLFNIEQLTAPKTFVPATSRQNFKMAVVENAYPLFLPNFMRNIFSEAPNIVIDNQNWDSETFERLRKGELDFGIIGKDFNPQDSITSLLPPEGVHSYELCQDTQSCLVRKSHPLLKQTWDQNNYLRQRHIQVRSLKNDLWLLDYKLAEKKLVRDIAIYVPDFNNAANLCTHTDFVLTAPSHFARDIAKQLDLAILPLPTILPPMIYTLYWHQNKDKDLGHNWLRQIIMRCCKNLSVNS
- a CDS encoding multidrug effflux MFS transporter, with product MLLSISNHTRLVTLVVTLVLFNPLAIDIYLPALPLMAKEFSVDVTRLQDTVTWFMFSLGIGQLLAGPLADRFGRRPIALSGILIYALSSALAYFADTLDLLLVARLLQGLGACATSVAAFAAVRDSFGPEKSGRMISYLNGAICCVPVLAPLLGAWLTHHFGWRSNFSFMLGFSVIAGIFVLLHFKETRPSNIDIEKTLFSFSRYFSILREPTFLFHATLCMLAMAVILAYVTSAPVWLMMKLGLNMNQFIAWFGINAILNILSCLIAPKLMDRLGTRRILYAGFIILVISGATMFSLSGIQQAWAFMIPTFMTSLGFAFIFGTAAGNALAPFGDRAGTAAALLGLFQMSGAGAMVSLTQRLDLETPLLLTLHMLLFIPGLIIFLSQFGKKLHIAHEH